The proteins below are encoded in one region of Myxococcales bacterium:
- a CDS encoding roadblock/LC7 domain-containing protein, protein MEANRGEGKRDFLPTAFTGILESMRLSHPQVIAAVFVDAEGECVDYSSELDPYETKVLGALFLPLVFDFAAASTSAGLGTVKALTVRTDRRQFIARRVSVEYLLVLVVGPDIQEHTLKRVIENTVVAIRHEARIEVPLWETPSIECSVQVQTRAAKGWPFAPELFEEGGIQRRVLAVLGYWQEQGPEESEARDLFRVRSDDGRELTLEFWRSTKQWIRYERRLL, encoded by the coding sequence TTGGAAGCGAACAGAGGTGAAGGTAAACGCGATTTTCTGCCCACGGCGTTTACCGGTATCTTAGAGTCGATGCGATTGAGTCATCCGCAAGTTATAGCCGCCGTCTTTGTCGATGCCGAGGGCGAGTGTGTGGACTATTCCAGCGAACTCGATCCATACGAAACGAAAGTTCTTGGTGCTTTGTTTTTACCGCTGGTGTTTGATTTTGCGGCGGCGAGCACGAGTGCCGGGCTGGGAACAGTCAAAGCGTTGACCGTGCGCACGGACCGCAGGCAGTTTATTGCAAGGCGGGTAAGTGTTGAGTATCTGCTTGTGCTCGTCGTGGGTCCGGATATACAAGAGCATACGCTAAAGCGCGTGATTGAAAACACCGTCGTCGCGATTCGACACGAGGCGAGAATTGAGGTTCCTCTTTGGGAGACGCCGAGTATCGAATGCTCTGTGCAGGTACAAACACGCGCAGCTAAGGGCTGGCCTTTTGCTCCGGAGCTTTTTGAGGAGGGCGGTATTCAACGTCGGGTTTTGGCGGTATTGGGGTATTGGCAGGAACAGGGGCCGGAGGAGAGCGAAGCTCGTGATTTGTTTCGAGTGCGAAGCGACGATGGCCGGGAACTGACCCTCGAGTTTTGGCGAAGCACGAAGCAGTGGATCCGTTATGAGCGCCGATTATTGTAG
- the pyrE gene encoding orotate phosphoribosyltransferase, whose protein sequence is MDSLLRLLKERSFSRREVILASGLRSNFFIDCKQSVLSAEGHLLVAKAFWGKLSEQESFPDAIAGVALGGCSLASAVATYSAMQERPVDALYVRKAAKDHGSQRLIEGHDRLPSGAKVVVLEDVVTTGGSTMAAIGILKEAGLKVEQVIALVDRQEGGAEAIRDSGLKFSAIYTQEDFMGPSK, encoded by the coding sequence ATGGACAGTCTACTGCGTCTACTTAAAGAACGAAGTTTTTCTCGCCGTGAAGTGATCTTAGCCTCCGGCCTTCGGAGTAACTTTTTTATCGATTGTAAGCAAAGTGTTCTAAGCGCTGAAGGGCACTTGCTCGTGGCCAAAGCCTTTTGGGGCAAACTTTCAGAACAAGAAAGCTTTCCGGATGCGATTGCCGGGGTGGCGCTTGGGGGCTGCTCGCTTGCTTCGGCCGTAGCCACGTATTCGGCTATGCAGGAGCGTCCTGTGGATGCGTTGTATGTGCGCAAGGCAGCCAAAGACCACGGAAGCCAGCGCTTGATCGAAGGGCATGATCGTTTGCCCAGTGGCGCAAAAGTTGTGGTATTGGAGGATGTGGTCACAACGGGCGGATCAACGATGGCGGCAATTGGCATATTGAAAGAAGCTGGACTCAAAGTTGAGCAGGTTATCGCATTGGTTGACCGACAGGAAGGTGGCGCCGAAGCAATTCGTGATTCGGGTCTCAAGTTTTCAGCAATCTATACTCAAGAAGACTTTATGGGACCATCGAAATGA
- a CDS encoding glutamate--cysteine ligase, translating to MTLNPIKSTDDLLSLFYDACKAKTQFRLGMESEKFGVHSETGASLPYEGPAGIEALFNELVLEHGWEAERDSQSKKMIALRQHGASITLEPGGQLELSGSPQPCVHSVDHELRQHLEEIRPISERFKITWLGLGFTPFARREDIHWVPKSRYGIMRGYLPTRGSKALDMMLRTCTVQVNLDFLDEADAMRKLRIALKAQPITTAMFANSPFYEGRISSNKSERARVWLDVDPDRCGLLPFAWTEKARFADYMNWALTVPMFFFSRNGQVIANTGQTFADFLSQGYEGHHATYPDWELHLSTLFPEVRLKNTLEMRGADAQNVDLARGVTALWKGLLYSDKAMDRAEALLESLECEQVQAARPQIAAKALQATLAGKKLATWAAELLDIAQIGLHEFGVCDERGIDESKYLQNVETLTAQGL from the coding sequence ATGACTTTAAATCCAATCAAAAGCACCGACGATTTACTCTCTCTTTTCTACGACGCATGTAAAGCAAAAACACAATTTCGCCTTGGCATGGAGTCCGAGAAATTTGGCGTCCACTCGGAGACCGGAGCCTCACTTCCCTATGAAGGGCCCGCTGGGATCGAAGCCCTGTTTAACGAACTCGTTCTGGAGCACGGCTGGGAGGCCGAGCGTGACAGCCAAAGCAAAAAAATGATCGCCCTGCGCCAACACGGCGCTTCAATCACCCTTGAGCCAGGCGGCCAGCTTGAGCTATCCGGCTCGCCGCAGCCTTGTGTACACAGCGTTGATCACGAACTACGGCAGCACCTTGAAGAGATTCGCCCGATCTCCGAGCGCTTCAAAATCACCTGGCTTGGCCTTGGTTTTACACCCTTTGCGCGTCGTGAAGACATCCATTGGGTACCCAAAAGCCGCTACGGGATCATGCGTGGCTATCTGCCTACGCGTGGCAGCAAAGCTTTAGACATGATGCTCCGCACCTGCACCGTCCAGGTAAACCTTGACTTCCTCGATGAAGCCGACGCCATGCGAAAATTACGCATCGCTCTAAAAGCACAGCCCATCACCACGGCCATGTTTGCAAACAGTCCTTTTTATGAAGGACGAATCTCCTCAAACAAAAGCGAACGCGCTCGGGTCTGGCTTGACGTGGATCCGGATCGTTGTGGTTTGCTGCCCTTTGCCTGGACCGAGAAGGCCCGTTTCGCCGACTACATGAATTGGGCTCTCACGGTTCCCATGTTCTTTTTTTCAAGGAACGGACAAGTCATCGCGAACACTGGCCAGACCTTTGCGGATTTTCTTAGCCAGGGATACGAAGGTCACCACGCAACCTACCCCGATTGGGAACTTCACCTCTCAACGCTCTTTCCTGAAGTTCGGCTAAAGAACACACTTGAGATGAGGGGAGCCGACGCGCAAAATGTTGATTTAGCGCGCGGCGTCACTGCGCTATGGAAGGGGTTGCTCTATTCAGACAAAGCCATGGATCGCGCCGAAGCACTTCTTGAAAGCCTTGAATGCGAACAGGTGCAAGCTGCTCGTCCGCAAATCGCCGCCAAAGCTTTGCAAGCCACGTTGGCCGGTAAAAAGCTCGCAACCTGGGCAGCGGAACTTCTTGATATTGCCCAAATTGGTCTTCATGAATTTGGCGTTTGTGATGAGCGCGGCATCGACGAGAGTAAATACCTACAGAACGTTGAGACACTCACGGCGCAAGGTCTGTAG
- a CDS encoding tyrosine--tRNA ligase, which produces MQSDLEARLRSSKALKIKAGFDPTRPDLHLGHAVLLRKMRQFQEFGHEVIFVVGDFTAQIGDPSGRSATRPVVSPEEIKAGAESYAAQASKILDPSKTKLVYNNNWLGKMNFADVIRLAGKYTLARMMERDDFKNRWAEHTSISIHELLYPLAQAYDSVHLECDVELGGTDQLFNLLVGRDLMREFNLKPQIVMTTPILEGINAQVVDGKIVGQKMSKSLDNYIGLTEAPFEQFGKVMSLSDALMWRYYELLSERPSPELAKLKKEAESGERNPRDCKIELGKEIVTCFHSASEAEVAVANWMAQFSQKQLPTDMPEVQVDSEGEPLWVPKVLVLAGLAKSSSDGRRRLEQGGVEVDGARVTDPKAVLVKGQRYIIKAGKRSWAAVTIK; this is translated from the coding sequence ATGCAAAGTGATCTTGAAGCCCGTCTTCGATCCTCCAAAGCGTTAAAGATAAAAGCAGGTTTTGATCCGACCCGTCCCGATTTGCATTTGGGCCATGCTGTTTTGTTGCGAAAGATGAGGCAGTTTCAGGAGTTTGGGCATGAAGTTATTTTCGTTGTCGGCGACTTTACGGCGCAAATAGGCGATCCTTCGGGTCGCAGTGCAACACGTCCAGTCGTGAGCCCCGAAGAGATTAAAGCGGGTGCCGAATCCTACGCCGCGCAAGCCAGTAAGATTTTAGATCCAAGTAAAACAAAACTTGTTTATAACAACAATTGGCTTGGGAAGATGAACTTTGCGGATGTGATTCGGCTTGCCGGCAAATACACTCTGGCGCGCATGATGGAGCGAGATGATTTTAAAAATCGCTGGGCTGAACATACCAGTATCTCCATCCACGAGCTTCTCTATCCTTTGGCCCAGGCTTACGATTCCGTCCATCTGGAATGCGACGTTGAGCTTGGTGGTACCGATCAGCTGTTTAACTTGCTTGTCGGGCGCGATTTGATGCGTGAGTTTAATCTCAAGCCGCAAATTGTCATGACCACGCCTATTCTTGAGGGCATCAATGCCCAGGTGGTTGATGGCAAGATTGTGGGCCAAAAAATGAGTAAATCGCTCGATAACTATATCGGTCTGACCGAGGCGCCATTCGAGCAGTTTGGGAAAGTCATGAGTCTTTCTGATGCCTTGATGTGGCGTTACTACGAGTTGCTCTCCGAGCGGCCAAGTCCCGAGCTTGCCAAGCTCAAAAAGGAAGCCGAATCGGGCGAGCGTAATCCCAGAGATTGCAAAATCGAACTGGGCAAAGAGATTGTGACTTGCTTTCACAGCGCAAGCGAGGCTGAAGTGGCAGTGGCGAATTGGATGGCGCAGTTTTCCCAAAAACAGTTACCGACCGATATGCCGGAAGTTCAGGTCGATTCCGAGGGTGAACCGCTTTGGGTTCCGAAGGTTTTGGTTTTAGCGGGGCTCGCTAAGAGTTCAAGCGATGGACGCAGGCGTTTGGAGCAGGGTGGTGTCGAGGTTGATGGTGCACGTGTGACAGACCCCAAAGCCGTGTTAGTCAAGGGCCAACGCTATATCATCAAGGCCGGCAAACGTAGTTGGGCAGCAGTGACTATCAAGTAG
- a CDS encoding integration host factor subunit beta gives MTKSELIETIARKANITKNRAEQVVNCVFDSMSAALDRGEGIEIRGFGSFTVREYKSYAGRNPRSGQTVSVPEKRLPFFKVGKELKELVNRGSQRRNEQKK, from the coding sequence ATGACCAAGTCTGAGTTAATAGAGACGATCGCTCGTAAGGCGAACATCACCAAAAACCGAGCTGAGCAAGTTGTCAATTGTGTTTTTGACTCGATGAGTGCTGCGCTTGATCGCGGTGAAGGTATAGAGATTCGTGGCTTTGGCAGTTTTACGGTACGTGAATATAAGTCGTATGCTGGTCGTAATCCACGAAGCGGGCAGACGGTTTCCGTTCCGGAAAAACGCTTGCCTTTTTTTAAAGTTGGAAAAGAACTCAAAGAACTTGTAAACCGAGGCTCTCAGCGTCGAAACGAGCAGAAAAAGTAA
- a CDS encoding HEAT repeat domain-containing protein — protein MGQYRDAKAVPLLIEQLNEGGVVRRAAALALSAIGSPGADSAKAKLLDVLPKCDERDQSQVVWALAVLGERAAADAIVEAFSEGRLQSQPGFDPKVIVDAVGVTKLANDKLLKHDQEAVRLLVAQALAEEASPAVVGPLKTLLDQELAREPADQSQEVLRAAVAGLGRTGDPSAAARLFALFEQKPGMKASVMESLRKSTAAPGLITLFKLAKDLDSKQQLVRFIRLSHDPRAKEFLVGLLKDEDDSIQKHAAFGLAEMGDSSANALLLGYAAGDDDPLAIEALQALRNVAQEPDVSA, from the coding sequence ATGGGTCAGTACCGTGACGCCAAAGCCGTCCCCTTACTTATTGAACAGCTTAATGAAGGAGGTGTAGTGCGCCGCGCCGCTGCATTGGCGCTATCGGCCATTGGTTCACCGGGAGCCGACTCTGCAAAAGCCAAACTTTTAGATGTGTTGCCTAAATGCGATGAGCGCGATCAGTCGCAAGTTGTCTGGGCGCTTGCAGTGCTTGGCGAAAGGGCTGCTGCCGACGCCATCGTCGAAGCATTCAGCGAAGGACGTTTGCAATCGCAGCCAGGCTTTGACCCTAAAGTGATCGTTGATGCGGTCGGTGTAACAAAACTCGCCAACGACAAGCTGCTCAAACACGACCAAGAGGCCGTGCGGCTTTTGGTGGCTCAAGCCCTTGCTGAAGAAGCCAGCCCTGCCGTGGTCGGCCCGCTAAAAACCCTGCTGGATCAAGAGCTTGCACGAGAACCCGCGGATCAGTCTCAAGAAGTTTTGCGCGCAGCCGTAGCGGGTCTTGGCCGCACTGGCGATCCGAGTGCCGCGGCACGTTTATTTGCGTTGTTCGAACAAAAGCCAGGTATGAAAGCCAGCGTCATGGAGTCCTTGCGCAAATCGACCGCAGCCCCCGGCCTCATCACGTTGTTCAAACTCGCCAAGGATCTCGACAGCAAACAACAGCTTGTTCGTTTTATCCGACTTAGTCATGACCCTCGAGCCAAGGAGTTTCTCGTAGGCTTGCTTAAGGACGAAGACGATAGCATTCAAAAGCACGCAGCTTTTGGCCTAGCAGAGATGGGTGACAGCAGCGCGAACGCGTTGCTGCTTGGCTACGCTGCAGGCGACGATGACCCTCTTGCTATCGAGGCTTTACAAGCCTTGCGCAACGTCGCTCAAGAGCCGGATGTAAGCGCTTAG
- a CDS encoding aminotransferase class I/II-fold pyridoxal phosphate-dependent enzyme — MANDGKNTLGLNTRAVHAGEAKIFAHDAVTPPIVQTATYAFENTAELVAYMRGEKERQEYGRYGNPSVAWVEEKLANLEGAQSALLFSSGMAAVTSVLFALCKSGSHVVLFADCYRRTKQFMREFLQRFGVEHTLVPPGDIAALKAALRPETKLVLSEMPTNPYLALIDLEEMVAVCKSVKVKTAIDATFATPVNLRPLESGVDLVIHSASKYLAGHNDVLAGVVCGQSGLISLNRDVRDVLGSVCDPHAAYLVHRGIKTLPLRVQWQNTSALAVAEFLEKHPKIDRVWYPALPSHPDHALYQRYMSGGGGVVTFTVKGDGANCSHFIDAMRIPKIAPSLGGVESLIEQPALMSYFDQSEEQRNILGIPDNLVRFSVGLEDTEDLIADLEQALK, encoded by the coding sequence ATGGCAAACGATGGCAAAAACACTTTGGGTCTAAACACACGTGCGGTGCATGCTGGTGAAGCGAAAATCTTCGCGCACGACGCTGTAACCCCTCCGATTGTACAAACGGCAACCTATGCTTTTGAAAACACCGCCGAGCTTGTGGCTTACATGCGCGGCGAGAAAGAGCGTCAGGAGTATGGCCGCTACGGTAATCCGTCAGTGGCCTGGGTTGAAGAAAAACTCGCCAATCTTGAAGGCGCACAAAGTGCGTTGTTGTTTTCAAGCGGCATGGCGGCTGTGACCTCGGTACTTTTTGCGTTGTGCAAATCAGGGTCCCACGTGGTCCTCTTTGCAGATTGTTACAGACGTACCAAGCAGTTCATGCGCGAGTTTCTGCAGCGCTTTGGTGTCGAGCATACGCTTGTGCCGCCCGGTGATATCGCCGCCCTAAAAGCTGCGCTGCGACCCGAGACCAAACTTGTGCTGAGTGAGATGCCCACCAACCCGTATCTTGCGTTGATCGATCTTGAAGAGATGGTTGCGGTTTGCAAATCAGTGAAAGTAAAAACGGCCATTGACGCAACCTTTGCTACGCCGGTCAATTTGCGACCCCTTGAATCCGGCGTGGATTTAGTGATCCATAGTGCAAGCAAATACCTTGCGGGTCACAACGATGTGCTTGCGGGCGTTGTCTGTGGCCAAAGCGGTTTGATTTCACTCAACCGGGATGTGCGTGACGTGCTTGGTAGCGTTTGCGATCCACATGCAGCCTATCTCGTGCATCGTGGCATCAAAACCTTACCGCTTCGCGTGCAGTGGCAAAACACTAGCGCTCTTGCCGTCGCAGAGTTTCTCGAAAAGCATCCTAAGATTGACCGTGTTTGGTATCCTGCTTTGCCTTCTCATCCCGACCATGCATTGTATCAGAGGTACATGAGCGGTGGTGGTGGCGTGGTAACCTTTACCGTGAAAGGCGATGGTGCAAACTGCTCGCACTTCATTGATGCGATGCGCATCCCTAAAATCGCTCCAAGCTTAGGGGGCGTTGAGTCGCTCATCGAGCAACCGGCCCTTATGAGCTACTTCGATCAAAGCGAAGAGCAACGCAACATTCTCGGGATTCCCGACAACCTCGTTCGCTTCTCTGTCGGACTCGAAGATACAGAAGACCTCATCGCCGACTTAGAACAAGCTTTGAAATAA